The window tctaagggggagaaaaaaatcaccaagagtagcgtaccttatacgtacacatcagtgggacttagtacagctttgtagggccttgtgccatctccttagatctgtggtgggatgaactctaggaaatagctttcagtgtgtgctctcaaatgaagaaagggttttggcactgatttagaagctgtattcatgtaagagaacgagacaaaggctattcaggaaagttaacaaacctcttttgtctttcagaccatttaaatcctattttacaagatgatacgttcgacagtgatgacgatgcatccttggtttctggagatgaattaaaagatggaatgcctgacggaccagagaaaaaacgcctctgttccagcaggtaaagaaagatagatccgtgttatgtttagattctcaggcctgctgagtctttgtaaacagttccagctgttaaaagtgcgaggggtggtagacgaaggggtaacatcaagtttgtgtgttgaaggggtgcttggtattcacaagaagaaagggtgaagggactaaagttgtaatgaagttgctctgaatgaccaaactgaaaagcccaggcttgtcttcctaagccaaagtgatccatAGACTACCAGAACAagttgacttaatccatggcattctttgaaagactcaagaccacatacatgccctgtctgtccttttagctaaaaataccccaactttatgggtttgtgttgccaccttttgcccttctgttttccaggagtGTTAAACCAGtggtgaattatgtagcagaaagaaaactgagaaatggcttgttaaaacaccttgagaaaaatttgaatggtgtctttatttgttaagccaccaagttgtgttaatcttgtggtattttagtatggaagtcatgcaagcccacagttggaaagttagatcatgttgtcacagctggatcagttatttttctcactttctattgctgtgctgtccagaagattttctgtcctctagagcaaggctaagtctctagcatctttgatttaagccagcaaaggtacagcctgattgtactggggaaacaaatgctcctcacaaatttatttcctagtagtaaagcaagattgcagggatattaatttgcagtcttggttcagtaaagaataggaaacacaagggaagaagatgaaacaattggaatgactgaataacttaactggaaatcttacatgtatttaatgtaccgctaccatttggattatttggggatggaaaagaaagtctataggaaaattacttggaacatctgtgtgtgtctattcagcacctcatttataaacttgttttcttaactcttgttctaggagtgctttctgcgaaccaacatcacgccggccccgtctgctaatagtaggaaaagaagggtacggccaggtttcttacgtggcacccgcggtgttgcacgctttggagaagtttcccgttcacaccctggacctttctgttctgcttacaaacgtCACACCACCAGAAGAAATCTGCGGACaagtaccttttttctttttattctcatcggattcactgactgtatgtaaaggatcaatcgagttgcaagtaaggtgagcaaaattcattggtaatggaggtggccttgttttaatgtgctgggatgtttgcttctgtctgaaaatccccttttcttttagacaaaaccacaaacaatctggatgttgtacatgtccacattttccatacccaattttacagtgacgatgttgctagcagctcaggaagctgggcggtgttgctaataaacatctctttgtggaaagaaatgctgctcatctccctgggatccagaaagtagttctcattgcctcctaagactgtgtgctcccagtagatggctctgtatcagactgcacgtcggctactttttgtagccttctaaattgtattagtaaggcaaccaaggtttggggcttctgtttattttgttttcacacggacatacacaacttgtgccgttgcagtatgtgcaataaaagcattaacattcactaaacacttcatttgcacgctgatgtggttttaactagaaaaaataaacagatttggTGTTCttacttttaggcaggaaatccattttattgtttggcatcactaccttaaaatatttttacctttagtggaaacatttgagagccatacaagtaaggacagacatgttacacgactgaatactgatgtgtcccataagagggacatttcctttctttgttatgcgaagattgtggctgtggccatatagctacggtgtctagccactgcctgaatatatccttcccatcttctgactagagttctCCGAATACTGATAATCTGAAAGGGTGcccagagaaattccttatgtgaaaggatgcttgccactctgttcacatagtttcatttcatggggcagtcaggtggctatgtagctatgtattaacaggttattctacgtgttttagttttcttacccaagctttccttttcactagctgatccgaaatgctcagaagacagcaccaagcataatttatgtcccagatattcatttatggtgggacaacgttggacctgccttgaaacttacttttctaactctacTACGTAACATTCCAGCATTTTCGCCCGTTTTACTGCTTGCTACATCTGATGTACGtcactcagatctcccagaagaggtatttatttgtcaatacttttcttactatttcttcagtttcttataatttatgaatgctttcagcatcaaaatgctgtgctttcttaaatgcatgctgttattactcaggcaccctaacaaatctcttaaaatttgcttagagaaaaagaatactgtgaaagcatctgcttaatgttttttctgagtcaagcaagtgactttcacccccttctcacgcatgcaaataataaattaatacaataattccggtggctacaaagtggttcagtcaagaatatgcagtgcttgaaatgacaagaggatgtttttactgaagagatttcttctgacagtctgccattccatgctatgttgggtaaactgctaataatgcaatttaatagagaattgaaacactttgattaaaaaaaataataataatcagtttctttcttcatataggccaaagctttccaagctggaatGCTGAGTTtcaatttctgctcaagtaactttggaatggaattctagttgtattcctaaataaactgtagtaaaagtacatgcagaacttcattgacttctgagagtttacattaagggaaggtgcccaaaacaggaacacgctgttctcattccgattattttgtctcagttattGGGGGAAGAGAACGGGTCTTACCTAGAcgtgtttattatcaactgctttgaaagtgcttgagttcccacagaagtttttgtacaggttctaaattccttctaaaataagtagtgaaattccttacctaccttttaatactagaaatggaaaatggaggaagacgtagaggtactagctacttcagacaccttttggtagagaaataaaaactcagcaaaaagccctcacttgtctgctgaagcctttctcttccctctatagccataaaggttctaagtaaaggatgcagcaaggcaagtaaatacaaaggaagcgatgttggatgtggtgaaagcaattactttatcagtgtagcgtACAATCCCTTCACCAAGATTTAATTCTACAGGCGATTCTTAAAGGCGATATTTGAATTTGCCgtgccagcctgtgaaaatgtagcctTTTAAGGCCgggaagataacttttttcagtttgtgttcttcaggttattattcattttaaaaggtactcatctttttggaatagaagatgagtttttgtggccttaaatctgaaatgtctttcctccttctgctttagatccaaaaaatatttaataaggaatttggagaagtgtgcaatattgagttgcctggtagggcagagagagcagctttttttgaggacctaattctaaatcaagtggctaagcctcctgtaaagaaaacaggtgaggaggatataagaagtacatctaaaactttcctatcgaagttaccagctctttgggatttgctttggtggtcattttctgtcagtaatttgtcatatgcttgtatttgagtactgtaaattggctaatttttcctgattaattgaagttgatcggacattggaagtcctgcctgtagcaccaccagctgagcctcagaagccacaagaggaagaagtagggatgctggaggaggaagaggaggataccttgcatgaacttagaattttcttgagggacgttactcacagacttgccactgacagacatttcagggaatttgcaaagcccgttgacccacagaaggtaaactagtgctgatctgtgtgtgtctgtaacttctcagtgtttgtatttctcagcgttttggggaaggttcaactttgtttttagggctgcactagaagcagaggcagtgcttttacttctgctgactctcagaTGTCTCTTACCGGATTATTCactgaaagccctggtttcattctaaaaagccagtccaaatgccaacacagtctgctcgtgaaaaggctttgatacgtaggcatgtcacagcactgaaaagcacagagatctttccttataattacaaacagtacttacaggactactttaatgaagtctatagccctttattggactgtcagttcttgtgggaacaggaataggagcagcagtttgtaaaaataagttttgagatcctgttctctgtttcatctggaactcctcaataggaatcaaccataagtgcagtgtgttttctttttcctccaattggctgcttagatccctttttctccttaattgattagataagcctaaactaggggcgtatatttcaaagacaggtgtAACTTGACTATACCTGCGGATCAGCAAAGGCCTCTTCATGTGggcatccactggcttttcttccccttttctccaaggttcttgagctgtgaaaaatctagaCAGATACGTATGTCCTCATCTGAACTAGTCATTAGGCTCCTCTTAtggtctgagggaagaaatcagcacctctgggcccagttatctcattctaaagtagatgcctgcaataggtacttcacaggtgcaattcatgcaccttttcctcaatgtcgacagcaaaaagaatgtcggatggcttactcagctttcactgttgtgattttctgaagcaaagtgagatgaatctcccaccctcagtgtttcttctgtaccatgcacgtgcttctgacctccctacttcttgttgtcctctcctagcagctctaatgccagttgaaagagcccttccatttttgagaagcaaactggttaatttcagcatcttctgatgcatcgcAAATGTTCAGGGTTTTTAGGAAGTCGTTTATTTAAAGTTCTCAGAATAATTTTGGTAGACAGTgtgcaaggttaagaaaacctctgaatgcttgtatttgatctgcagatacctgactatgccacaaggattaaagagccAATGGATCTTTCAACAGTTCTGACTCAAATTGACTCACGCCAGTACCTCGCTGCAGGagactatctgaaggacatcgatctaatctgtaacaatgccttagagtactacccagatcaaagatctacaagtgaggatgtgctttttagccctagtttaaaaaatctgtcagacgtatagatggataaatgctgtgtgCGGACAATAGACTTTGGATGGATTCgatgattttggacatccacagagaacatctcttaccacgttgtaaatattttatcattttgctactttggcatggaattgtgatataaatgttcccaaggaactagtgcttttgttttaattaacttctatgttgttatgctgaaaatattcactgagataacctttcggaaccaacctatgaagaaagcaatttttttctgtgatcaaaacagtttcattggttggtagacaacattcagttaaagtctgtaaaatttcagattgtcacagagcctatgttttgcaagacactgcatattcaatggtgaggaacaaaatggatacagagtttggacgactttgtgtacaaattaaagaatctcgtgagaaaagaggtatgtgctttaacgctaaggattttaagacttgtctctgcatttgtaactgaaaatgcacaacgaagatctttggtatctattctttattgcaagGTCGCACCTCTCCAGCATGTGCTCCATGAGACAactccaagtcaccacagcagaaccctgctactgaagacgacaaaccagatgaagagagtaatgaaaatgaggcgatgacagcggcacctgtagatgccagtacacccatttctaatggtaagttgcattttattcagctgctcttgtcattcataccttctctgttcttgaggcgcaacaggtgtctctgatgcctggctctttatgccagaggtattttgttttcaaatttacttcaaaatgtgagagagaaatccagaggtcatCCATTCAATATAGTTATGgattaaagttcaaagaaagttggtttacaatataaaaaacaaaaaacaaaaccaaaataaaacaaaacaaaaaacaaaacaaaacaaaacaaaacaactttgaCGGCCCAATTGCCATTTAgtcgcccctaaattgctaattcttgaggtaaaaaatgttgtggatggcagtttctgaatacttaactagtttttaattatgcaaaatggtatttttacccccactccacccctcccttccccaaatgctaaaatcttagctacctcatactgtgatttccagttgaaggagggaagtctaactagtgagagtgggaattttgccatggactccacccatatccttttgcaatactatatgaatactacgaatgttgggcaaaaccacaaagtttgttttttcacaaaaggtttaccgAATCAGGAAGCATACGAGGTATAAGTCTTcacgttttttctcctttgaatattcccttaaaattgtctcattaattaatctcttccaaacatgtattcagcttttgaagtcttcagcttgataccagactcgaaggagagcttatttccagaggcttttatgatgttcatctgtattagttcatgcagtaagacagtgactttatcAAATAACCTCACGTTGTATTAATACTGCCAATCCAAAGTAAGAatcctcagcatgtaaaatcctgaaagtgactgtttagtgaatgaaattccatagcaatgtgtgtggtttgtttgcttgtttttaatcttaatagcaaactgaccccattaactttcaactcttttctcagcatatgtaggcagtggtagctcagttcctttgttttccttgtcagtcaagtaagatgaagataatggattttgaagaaagaattcttttggttatgttttggattacttttttatgctgtctctttgtaggtgcgtcagaaagaaagcacagaaggaacaactgtgcgcatgctgcagcaaagagaagaaggagttctcaattcgatacagagaacagagtaccaacagatgaccaaaacgatagtgatgaagaagagtttgtggacaaacatgtttctgacataTGTCCAGtaaaacttaacactgaaaaggaaagtgctaagctttgtggatattccccaccaagatggggaactataactaatgaaaatccaagttcaaatggtaagggagaagtccaACAGATCCTTTAGCACCttattcttgctgaggaggattgcactatttattagctttagccttcaatttcactctattttttctgttacagctctcaaaaatcatcacacagtttattccgtaatgatgttgctcctctaattgtgcaagccaagcccgcatgtttctgtaggtgctgtttttttgattctgaagtctgtttttttctaatggtacctaactgaaagccagca is drawn from Anas platyrhynchos isolate ZD024472 breed Pekin duck chromosome 3, IASCAAS_PekinDuck_T2T, whole genome shotgun sequence and contains these coding sequences:
- the LOC140001985 gene encoding ATPase family AAA domain-containing protein 2-like encodes the protein MLEEEEEDTLHELRIFLRDVTHRLATDRHFREFAKPVDPQKIPDYATRIKEPMDLSTVLTQIDSRQYLAAGDYLKDIDLICNNALEYYPDQRSTSEDVLFSPSLKNLSDV